A section of the Thauera chlorobenzoica genome encodes:
- the trmB gene encoding tRNA (guanine(46)-N(7))-methyltransferase TrmB, translating to MSYANSLIPHSAQQGVHEALRARVQKHLAEPFRKPFADYNRAALQLALAGWDGRAPLILDAGCGVGHSTIQLARQFPEHWVIGVDQSQDRLERRKPYPEALLPQNMVFVRADLVDFWRLLDAAGVRLARHYLLYPNPWPKIGHLGRRWHAHPVFPWIPRLGGVLECRSNWQVYIEEFALALGEVLQREVPWERFEASQPLTPFERKYRDSGQSLFRLGVALSVV from the coding sequence ATGAGCTACGCCAATTCCCTCATCCCGCACAGTGCCCAGCAAGGCGTGCACGAGGCGCTGCGCGCCCGGGTGCAGAAGCATCTTGCCGAGCCGTTTCGCAAACCCTTCGCCGATTACAACCGTGCCGCGCTGCAACTCGCGCTCGCCGGCTGGGACGGGCGGGCGCCGCTGATCCTGGATGCCGGCTGCGGCGTCGGCCACAGCACGATCCAGCTCGCCCGCCAGTTTCCCGAGCACTGGGTGATCGGCGTCGATCAGTCGCAGGACCGGCTCGAACGGCGCAAGCCCTACCCCGAGGCCTTGTTGCCGCAGAACATGGTGTTCGTGCGTGCCGATCTGGTCGATTTCTGGCGCCTGCTCGATGCCGCCGGGGTGCGCCTGGCGCGGCACTACCTGCTGTACCCCAACCCCTGGCCGAAGATCGGCCATCTGGGGCGGCGCTGGCATGCACACCCGGTGTTTCCGTGGATTCCCCGCCTCGGCGGGGTGCTGGAATGCCGCAGCAACTGGCAGGTCTATATCGAAGAGTTCGCGCTGGCGCTGGGCGAGGTGCTGCAGCGGGAGGTGCCCTGGGAGCGCTTCGAGGCGTCGCAGCCGTTGACGCCGTTCGAGCGCAAGTACCGGGATTCGGGCCAGAGCCTGTTCCGCCTCGGGGTCGCGCTGTCCGTGGTCTGA
- a CDS encoding UPF0149 family protein — MLMSDTPPPVPADAQAVPTLMSDEDFEALEEILTSDIVPEDCMDLEMLDGYLAAVLIAPRPIPPERWMPGVWSAHGEEADFGSGSGLQRAIRLVKAYHNELLATLGLDDEDEACWEPFCFAITEGDSLKLGEAWVDGFAQGLELWPEGWEAGLDEEVVEAVRETLDEVLEPWAADDAARADDETRLGWLVALGEAVNDIHAHWRDLGFAPPAPLSVDVPRRPAPAGPGRNDPCPCGSGKKFKKCCGADSSGADA; from the coding sequence ATGCTCATGAGCGACACGCCCCCCCCTGTTCCTGCCGATGCGCAGGCCGTCCCGACCCTGATGAGCGACGAGGATTTCGAGGCCCTCGAGGAGATCCTCACTTCGGATATCGTCCCCGAAGACTGCATGGACCTGGAAATGCTCGACGGTTATCTGGCGGCGGTGTTGATCGCGCCGCGCCCGATTCCGCCCGAGCGCTGGATGCCCGGGGTGTGGTCGGCCCACGGCGAGGAGGCCGATTTCGGTTCGGGAAGCGGGCTGCAGCGCGCGATCCGGCTGGTGAAGGCCTATCACAACGAACTGCTCGCCACCCTCGGCCTCGACGACGAGGACGAGGCGTGCTGGGAGCCGTTCTGCTTCGCCATCACCGAAGGCGACTCGCTGAAGCTGGGCGAGGCCTGGGTGGACGGTTTCGCCCAGGGGCTGGAGCTGTGGCCGGAAGGCTGGGAGGCCGGGCTCGACGAGGAGGTGGTCGAAGCGGTACGCGAAACCCTCGACGAGGTGCTGGAACCGTGGGCCGCGGATGATGCCGCGCGTGCCGACGACGAAACCCGCCTGGGCTGGCTGGTCGCGCTCGGCGAAGCGGTCAACGACATCCATGCCCACTGGCGCGATCTGGGCTTCGCGCCGCCGGCGCCGCTGTCGGTGGATGTGCCGCGCCGGCCGGCGCCGGCCGGGCCGGGACGCAACGACCCCTGCCCCTGCGGCAGCGGCAAGAAGTTCAAGAAGTGCTGCGGGGCCGACAGCAGCGGTGCGGATGCGTGA
- a CDS encoding YkgJ family cysteine cluster protein, translating into MREDHCTRCGACCAAFRVDFHHSELASRAPGGVPDALVVPVTATLVRMRGTDAAAPRCIALEGEIGGAVRCALYAARPSPCRDFAPYAALGIGDEACARARQRHGLGAL; encoded by the coding sequence ATGCGTGAGGACCATTGCACCCGCTGCGGTGCCTGCTGCGCTGCGTTCAGGGTCGATTTCCACCATTCTGAGCTGGCCAGCCGGGCGCCGGGCGGGGTGCCGGACGCGCTCGTTGTGCCGGTGACGGCGACCCTGGTGCGGATGCGCGGCACCGATGCCGCCGCGCCGCGCTGCATCGCGCTCGAAGGCGAGATCGGGGGGGCGGTGCGCTGCGCCCTGTACGCCGCGCGGCCCTCGCCCTGTCGCGACTTCGCGCCCTATGCGGCGCTGGGGATCGGCGACGAGGCCTGCGCCCGGGCGCGCCAGCGCCACGGCCTGGGGGCGCTGTGA
- a CDS encoding YkgJ family cysteine cluster protein gives MEGFNPCLDCGICCTHFRISFYWAEADDAPGGFVPVDMTEQLNHTLRCMKGSNQVPRRCSGLAGTVGEKVACTIYDNRPTPCREFPVYFDDGTPNPKCDELRATIGLPPLPHAPLPRAA, from the coding sequence ATGGAAGGCTTCAACCCCTGTCTCGACTGCGGCATCTGCTGCACGCACTTTCGGATTTCCTTCTATTGGGCCGAAGCCGATGACGCTCCAGGCGGTTTCGTGCCGGTAGACATGACGGAACAGCTCAACCACACGCTGCGCTGCATGAAGGGCAGCAACCAGGTGCCGCGGCGCTGTTCGGGGCTGGCCGGCACGGTGGGAGAGAAGGTGGCGTGCACGATCTACGACAACCGGCCGACGCCGTGCCGCGAGTTCCCGGTCTACTTCGACGACGGCACGCCCAACCCGAAGTGCGACGAACTGCGCGCGACCATCGGCCTGCCACCGCTGCCGCACGCTCCGCTGCCCCGCGCGGCCTGA
- a CDS encoding ATP adenylyltransferase family protein gives MTSDAPTAGAPLAPPVPAPEQACDLPADFLERTDRTIARALESGALQPIRTEQAPIECDDLPHFSVRWVSSLALKDRARVDTVTRRTPDFNPFLPPEAALTVAALGPEHLVVLNKFPVIERHLLIVTRRFEDQSTPLSDADFRALAALIAAAGGLGFYNGGRIAGASQAHKHLQWIPPGTADLAAFAPQGAARHGTATRNPALPWSHAFVALAGLAGNSGGQILQAAFAAACEALSMPAQADPMPAYNLLVSPQWLLVVPRTQEKWGNISVNSLGYAGSLFVRDIEQIETLRTAGPLAVLAAVGRPRPERS, from the coding sequence ATGACCAGCGACGCCCCAACTGCCGGCGCCCCACTGGCGCCTCCCGTTCCCGCCCCGGAGCAGGCCTGCGACCTCCCGGCCGACTTTCTCGAGCGCACCGATCGCACGATCGCCCGCGCCCTCGAAAGCGGCGCGCTGCAGCCGATCCGCACCGAGCAGGCGCCGATCGAGTGCGACGACCTGCCACACTTCTCGGTGCGCTGGGTCTCCTCCCTGGCCCTGAAGGACCGCGCCCGGGTCGACACCGTGACCCGCCGGACGCCCGATTTCAACCCTTTTCTTCCCCCCGAAGCGGCGCTCACCGTCGCCGCGCTCGGCCCCGAGCACCTGGTCGTGCTGAACAAGTTCCCGGTCATCGAACGCCATCTGCTGATCGTCACCCGCCGCTTCGAAGACCAGAGCACACCACTGAGCGACGCCGACTTCCGCGCCCTCGCCGCCCTGATCGCCGCCGCGGGCGGACTGGGCTTCTACAACGGCGGGCGCATCGCCGGCGCCAGTCAGGCCCACAAGCACCTGCAATGGATTCCCCCCGGCACCGCCGACCTGGCGGCCTTCGCCCCGCAGGGCGCGGCGCGCCACGGCACGGCGACACGCAATCCGGCCCTGCCCTGGAGCCACGCTTTCGTCGCCCTCGCCGGCCTGGCGGGGAACAGCGGCGGTCAGATCCTGCAGGCCGCCTTCGCCGCCGCCTGCGAAGCGCTGTCGATGCCGGCGCAAGCGGACCCGATGCCGGCCTACAACCTGCTCGTCAGCCCGCAGTGGCTGCTCGTGGTGCCGCGCACCCAGGAAAAATGGGGAAACATCTCGGTGAATTCGCTCGGCTATGCCGGTTCGCTGTTCGTGCGCGACATCGAGCAGATCGAGACCTTGCGCACGGCCGGACCGCTCGCCGTGCTCGCCGCCGTCGGCCGTCCCCGTCCGGAAAGAAGCTGA
- a CDS encoding RNA-binding S4 domain-containing protein, producing MSIRFAVRGEHIQLDQLLKAAGLVDSGGAAHVAVAEGRVRVDGKVETRKRAKLRAGQRVRFGGEDIELVEAGREEV from the coding sequence ATGAGCATCCGCTTTGCCGTACGTGGCGAACACATTCAGCTCGACCAGTTGTTGAAGGCTGCGGGCCTGGTGGATTCGGGCGGTGCCGCCCATGTAGCGGTGGCAGAAGGCCGGGTCCGGGTCGACGGCAAGGTCGAGACGCGCAAGCGTGCCAAGCTGCGTGCCGGCCAGCGCGTGCGCTTTGGCGGCGAGGACATCGAGCTGGTCGAAGCGGGGCGGGAAGAGGTGTAG
- a CDS encoding NAD-binding protein: MQRPLPRHHSIFFLILRRLRAPLVLLIGIIAVSVLGLTLTPGVDEAGEPHSLSFFHAFYFISYTATTIGFGEIPHTFSDQQRLWVTICIYLSVIGWAYTLGSVFRLLSDRSLRQAVATQGFVRAVRRLREPFYLVCGYGETGRLICQALERMGVRAVVIELDDDKVGEIDLHSYTLDVPALCADAGNPETLEFAGLTHPHCIGVIALTDDDQANLAIAIAARLLAPRLPALCRAEHRETSANMASFGTRHIIDPFERFSETLALALHAPKASQLLGWLTGLPGTRVERRRDPPRGHWIVCGHGRFGRWMVDAMDAEAVPVTIIDLDARPDGAHRWVQGDSTGAESLRQAGIDQATGIVCATSSDVDNLSIAVTARALNPELFVILRQNHEANHALFKAFDADITVVPSRIITHECLAILSTPLLVPFLQEVRTRDEDWCDARLEHLTARLGWTVPEIRSERINLKRAPALYRRLMQGEGITLEMLLRSPSERSAALECEVLFLDRDDDDHLLTPEGSTPIRPGDELLLAGTRRALNDFGLVIANEHTLNYLLTGKDLPGGWIWEKLSHRARPAGPPKLP, encoded by the coding sequence ATGCAGCGCCCCCTCCCCCGCCACCACAGCATCTTCTTCCTGATCCTGCGGCGGCTGCGCGCGCCGCTGGTCCTGCTCATCGGCATCATCGCGGTGTCGGTGCTGGGGCTGACCCTGACGCCGGGCGTGGACGAGGCGGGCGAACCCCATTCCCTGAGCTTCTTCCACGCCTTCTACTTCATCAGCTACACCGCGACCACGATCGGCTTCGGCGAAATTCCCCACACCTTTTCCGACCAGCAGCGGCTGTGGGTGACGATCTGCATCTATCTGTCGGTGATCGGCTGGGCCTACACCCTGGGGTCGGTCTTCCGCCTGCTCTCCGACCGCAGCCTGCGCCAGGCGGTCGCGACCCAGGGCTTCGTGCGCGCAGTGCGCCGGCTGCGCGAGCCCTTCTACCTGGTGTGCGGCTACGGTGAGACTGGCCGCCTGATCTGCCAGGCGCTCGAGCGCATGGGCGTGCGCGCGGTAGTGATCGAGCTCGACGACGACAAGGTCGGCGAAATCGACCTCCACAGCTACACGCTCGACGTGCCCGCGCTGTGCGCCGATGCCGGCAACCCCGAAACGCTCGAATTCGCCGGCCTCACCCACCCCCACTGCATCGGCGTGATCGCCCTCACCGACGACGACCAGGCCAACCTCGCAATCGCCATCGCCGCGCGCCTGCTCGCCCCGCGGCTGCCCGCGCTGTGCCGCGCCGAACACCGGGAAACATCGGCCAACATGGCGTCGTTCGGCACCCGCCACATCATCGACCCCTTCGAGCGCTTCAGCGAAACCCTGGCGCTCGCGCTCCATGCCCCGAAAGCCTCCCAGCTGCTGGGCTGGCTCACCGGACTGCCCGGCACCCGTGTCGAGCGCCGGCGCGATCCGCCGCGCGGGCACTGGATCGTCTGCGGCCACGGGCGCTTCGGACGCTGGATGGTGGACGCGATGGACGCCGAAGCGGTGCCGGTGACGATCATCGATCTCGACGCCCGGCCCGACGGCGCGCATCGCTGGGTACAGGGCGACAGCACCGGCGCCGAGTCGCTGCGCCAGGCCGGCATCGACCAGGCCACCGGCATCGTCTGCGCCACCAGCTCGGACGTCGACAACCTGTCGATCGCGGTCACCGCACGCGCGCTGAACCCCGAGCTGTTCGTGATCCTGCGCCAGAACCACGAAGCCAACCACGCCTTGTTCAAAGCCTTCGACGCCGACATCACCGTGGTCCCGAGCCGCATCATCACCCACGAATGCCTGGCGATCCTGAGCACCCCGCTGCTCGTTCCCTTCCTGCAGGAGGTACGCACGCGCGACGAAGACTGGTGCGACGCCCGGCTCGAGCACCTGACCGCGCGCCTGGGGTGGACGGTGCCCGAGATCCGCAGCGAACGCATCAACCTGAAGCGCGCGCCGGCGCTGTACCGCCGCCTGATGCAGGGCGAGGGGATCACACTCGAAATGCTGCTGCGCTCGCCGTCCGAACGCAGCGCCGCACTCGAATGCGAAGTCCTGTTCCTCGATCGCGACGACGACGATCACCTGCTGACGCCGGAAGGCAGCACCCCGATCCGCCCCGGCGACGAACTGCTGCTCGCCGGCACCCGGCGCGCGCTGAACGACTTCGGACTCGTCATCGCCAACGAGCACACGCTCAACTACCTCCTTACCGGCAAAGACCTGCCCGGCGGCTGGATCTGGGAGAAGCTGTCGCACCGCGCCCGCCCCGCGGGGCCGCCGAAGCTGCCCTGA
- a CDS encoding DUF6394 family protein codes for MNLEKVIFGFFIVLAATLNFGFFVGDIDNPAHHDIYELFAALVVSLIATVLKLGDRTQIGAVHLSTSLAADLQLLAAAMVWGYAAHVSAAGLTPEMTSRVVSLSGGALFANMVSVIILIAETIMQRR; via the coding sequence ATGAACCTCGAAAAAGTCATCTTCGGTTTCTTCATCGTCCTCGCCGCCACGCTGAACTTCGGCTTCTTCGTCGGCGACATCGACAACCCTGCGCACCACGACATCTACGAGCTGTTCGCCGCCCTCGTCGTCAGCCTGATCGCCACCGTGCTCAAACTGGGCGACCGCACCCAGATCGGTGCCGTGCATCTGTCGACCAGCCTCGCCGCCGACCTGCAGTTGCTCGCGGCGGCGATGGTCTGGGGCTACGCCGCCCACGTTTCGGCCGCCGGCCTCACCCCCGAGATGACCTCCCGCGTGGTCTCGCTGTCGGGCGGCGCGCTGTTCGCCAACATGGTCTCGGTCATCATCCTGATCGCCGAGACCATCATGCAGCGGCGCTGA
- a CDS encoding DUF502 domain-containing protein, which produces MDAHAHDRIRHTRRYLLIGLLTAAPLWVTWLVFDFIFTQLSKLGTPWVSTLSRALRGNYPGVADFILLPQFQSVLGVIFTLVVFYLLGWLASLVIGQRIIHWLERLVESIPVVAAIYGGTKRFLAAVKEKPAGVQRVVLINFPSSEMKAVGFVTRVIRDEASGEELAAVYVPTSPNPTSGYIEIVPVAQLVSTDWTMDEAMSFVMTGGATSPERIRFRNPAAPR; this is translated from the coding sequence ATGGACGCCCACGCGCATGACCGCATCCGCCACACCCGGCGCTATCTGCTGATCGGCCTGCTGACGGCGGCGCCGCTGTGGGTGACCTGGCTGGTGTTCGATTTCATCTTCACCCAGCTGTCGAAGCTCGGCACGCCCTGGGTGAGCACCCTCTCGCGCGCGCTGCGGGGCAATTACCCGGGCGTCGCCGACTTCATCCTCCTGCCCCAGTTCCAGTCGGTGCTCGGAGTGATCTTCACCCTGGTCGTGTTCTACCTGCTGGGCTGGCTCGCCTCGCTGGTGATCGGCCAGCGCATCATCCACTGGCTCGAGCGCCTGGTCGAGAGTATCCCGGTGGTGGCGGCGATCTACGGCGGGACCAAGCGCTTTCTCGCCGCAGTCAAGGAAAAACCGGCGGGCGTGCAGCGCGTGGTGCTGATCAACTTCCCGTCCTCCGAGATGAAGGCGGTGGGTTTCGTCACCCGGGTGATCCGCGACGAAGCGAGCGGGGAGGAGCTGGCGGCGGTCTACGTGCCGACTTCGCCCAACCCCACTTCAGGCTACATCGAGATCGTGCCGGTGGCGCAGCTGGTGTCGACCGACTGGACGATGGACGAGGCGATGAGCTTCGTCATGACCGGCGGCGCGACCTCGCCCGAGCGGATCCGCTTCCGCAATCCGGCCGCGCCGCGCTGA
- the acnA gene encoding aconitate hydratase AcnA, which produces MSESSFPPLQTFTTPAGTRGHFHSLPALEAAGIGPVSRLPVSIRIVLEALLRHCDGGKVSAAHVRELANWRPDAPRTAEIPFVVARVVLQDFTGVPLLADLAAMRDVALQQGREPKRIEPRVPVDLVVDHSVQVDHYGTPDALRRNMELEFARNRERYQFMKWGMQAFDTFRVVPPGIGIVHQVNLEYLFRGVRREGEVYFPDTLVGTDSHTTMINGVGVVGWGVGGIEAEAAMLGQPVYFLTPDVVGVELQGALPAGATATDLVLTVTEMLRREKVVGQFVEFFGEGAASLPVPDRATLANMAPEYGATMGFFPVDAKTIDYLRATGRSADECALLEAYFRAQQLFGMPRAGDIAYSRTLTLDLATVEPSLAGPKRPQDRIALPAMRHEFERLFSTPVADNGFGREEGQLVDRFASGRDDIELGHGDVLIAAITSCTNTSNPAVLIAAGLLAQKAVARGMTVQPHIKTSLAPGSRVVTDYLARAGLLEPLAQLGFALAGYGCTTCIGNSGDLAAEFNETIIEHDLVVAAVLSGNRNFEARIHPNIRANYLASPPLVVAFALAGTVDIDLTREPLGTGSDGEAVFLRELWPSADEVAALLPVALDPASYQRLYADFTRDHDLWNAIAAPIGQVYDWPESTYIARPPFFDDFPPQPGPIGDIRGARALLLLGDSVTTDHISPAGSFRETSPAGHWLLERGVARAEFNSYGSRRGHHEVMVRGTFANVRLRNLMLPPNPDGSRVEGGYTLFDGEQATVYEAAMAHRTRGTPTVVFAGEEYGTGSSRDWAAKGTALLGVKAVIARSFERIHRSNLVGMGVLPLQFEAGDSWPDLGLSGAETFDITGIGAGLKPQQALTLTIRDAAGGTRELALRCRIDTPIEVEYYRHGGILPYVLRAILAA; this is translated from the coding sequence ATGTCCGAATCGTCCTTTCCCCCGCTGCAGACCTTCACCACACCCGCGGGCACGCGCGGCCACTTCCATTCCCTGCCGGCGCTGGAGGCGGCCGGCATCGGTCCGGTATCGCGCCTGCCGGTGTCGATCCGCATCGTCCTCGAAGCCCTGCTGCGCCACTGCGACGGCGGCAAGGTCAGCGCCGCCCATGTCCGCGAGCTCGCCAACTGGCGCCCGGACGCACCGCGCACGGCCGAGATTCCCTTCGTCGTCGCCCGCGTCGTGCTGCAGGACTTCACCGGCGTGCCACTGCTCGCCGACCTCGCGGCGATGCGCGACGTCGCCCTCCAGCAGGGGCGCGAGCCGAAGCGGATCGAGCCGCGGGTGCCGGTGGACCTCGTCGTGGACCACTCGGTCCAGGTCGACCACTACGGCACACCCGATGCCTTGCGCCGCAACATGGAACTCGAGTTCGCGCGCAACCGCGAGCGCTACCAGTTCATGAAGTGGGGCATGCAGGCTTTCGACACCTTCCGCGTGGTGCCGCCGGGCATCGGCATCGTCCATCAGGTCAATCTGGAATACCTGTTCCGCGGCGTGCGCCGCGAGGGCGAGGTGTATTTCCCCGACACCCTGGTCGGCACCGACTCGCACACGACGATGATCAACGGCGTCGGCGTCGTCGGCTGGGGCGTGGGCGGCATCGAGGCCGAGGCGGCGATGCTCGGCCAGCCGGTCTATTTCCTCACCCCCGACGTGGTCGGCGTGGAGCTGCAAGGCGCCCTGCCCGCCGGCGCCACCGCCACCGACCTGGTGCTCACGGTGACCGAGATGCTGCGGCGTGAGAAGGTGGTGGGCCAGTTCGTCGAGTTCTTCGGCGAGGGCGCGGCCAGCCTGCCGGTGCCCGACCGCGCCACGCTCGCCAACATGGCCCCCGAGTACGGCGCGACGATGGGTTTCTTCCCGGTCGACGCGAAGACGATCGACTACCTGCGCGCGACCGGGCGCAGCGCGGACGAATGCGCGCTGCTCGAAGCCTACTTCCGCGCCCAGCAGCTGTTCGGCATGCCGCGCGCGGGCGACATCGCCTACAGCCGCACACTGACGCTCGACCTCGCCACGGTCGAGCCTTCGCTCGCCGGCCCGAAGCGGCCGCAGGACCGCATCGCGCTGCCGGCAATGCGCCACGAGTTCGAGCGCCTGTTCTCCACCCCGGTCGCCGACAACGGCTTCGGCCGCGAGGAAGGCCAGCTCGTTGACCGCTTCGCCAGCGGGCGCGACGACATCGAGCTCGGCCACGGTGACGTGCTGATCGCCGCCATCACCTCGTGCACCAACACCAGCAACCCGGCGGTGCTGATCGCCGCCGGCCTCCTCGCGCAGAAGGCGGTGGCGCGCGGGATGACGGTGCAGCCGCACATCAAGACTTCGCTCGCCCCCGGTTCGCGCGTGGTCACCGACTACCTGGCCCGCGCCGGCCTGCTCGAGCCGCTGGCGCAGCTCGGCTTCGCGCTGGCCGGCTACGGGTGCACGACCTGCATCGGCAATTCCGGCGACCTCGCTGCCGAGTTCAACGAGACGATCATCGAGCACGACCTCGTCGTCGCCGCCGTGCTGTCGGGCAACCGCAACTTCGAGGCCCGCATCCACCCCAACATCCGCGCCAACTACCTCGCTTCGCCGCCGCTGGTGGTCGCCTTCGCCCTCGCCGGCACGGTGGACATTGACCTCACCCGCGAGCCGCTGGGCACCGGCAGCGACGGTGAAGCGGTGTTCCTGCGCGAGCTCTGGCCCAGCGCCGACGAGGTCGCGGCCTTGCTACCGGTGGCGCTCGACCCGGCGAGCTACCAACGCCTGTACGCCGACTTCACCCGCGACCACGACCTGTGGAACGCGATCGCCGCCCCCATCGGCCAGGTCTACGACTGGCCCGAGTCGACCTACATCGCGCGCCCGCCCTTCTTCGACGATTTCCCGCCTCAGCCCGGCCCCATCGGCGACATCCGCGGCGCACGCGCCCTGCTGCTGCTCGGCGACTCGGTCACCACCGACCATATCTCGCCCGCCGGTTCCTTCCGCGAGACCAGCCCCGCCGGCCACTGGCTGCTCGAGCGCGGTGTCGCCCGCGCCGAGTTCAACTCCTACGGCTCGCGCCGCGGCCACCACGAGGTGATGGTGCGCGGGACCTTCGCCAACGTGCGCCTCCGCAACCTGATGCTGCCGCCCAACCCCGACGGCAGCCGCGTCGAAGGCGGCTACACCTTGTTCGACGGCGAACAGGCCACGGTGTACGAGGCGGCGATGGCGCACCGCACGCGCGGCACGCCGACGGTGGTGTTCGCCGGCGAGGAGTACGGCACCGGCTCGTCGCGCGACTGGGCGGCGAAGGGCACGGCGCTGCTCGGGGTGAAGGCGGTGATCGCCCGGAGCTTCGAGCGCATCCACCGCTCCAACCTCGTCGGCATGGGTGTGCTGCCGCTGCAGTTCGAGGCCGGCGACAGCTGGCCGGACCTGGGTCTGAGCGGCGCGGAAACCTTCGACATCACCGGCATCGGCGCCGGCCTGAAGCCGCAGCAGGCGCTGACGCTGACGATCCGCGACGCCGCTGGGGGCACGCGCGAACTTGCACTGCGGTGCCGCATCGACACCCCGATCGAGGTCGAGTACTACCGCCACGGCGGCATCCTGCCCTACGTGCTGCGCGCCATCCTCGCCGCCTGA